The following are from one region of the Stanieria sp. NIES-3757 genome:
- a CDS encoding 2-dehydro-3-deoxyphosphogluconate aldolase/4-hydroxy-2-oxoglutarate aldolase, translating into MSRLDTSLNLINSWREVLSLHKAIAVIRSPNQEIGLAMAQAVANGGIRLIEITWNSDQPEKLIAELRVRLPHCYIGVGTILNLEQLADAIASGAQFVFCPHYNPSIVATAVEHYHLPIVPGALSPTEIINAWQGGASAVKVFPIETVGGVNYIKCLQAPLGHIPLIPTGGVRMDNAKEMLTAGALAVGLSSSLFPKSLLVARNWQEITQRVRILCSELSNCS; encoded by the coding sequence TTGTCTAGGTTGGATACATCGCTTAATCTAATTAACTCTTGGCGAGAAGTATTATCGTTACATAAAGCGATCGCAGTAATTCGTTCTCCTAATCAAGAAATTGGATTAGCGATGGCGCAGGCGGTAGCTAATGGTGGCATTCGCCTCATTGAAATTACTTGGAATAGCGATCAACCTGAAAAATTGATTGCCGAACTAAGAGTGCGATTACCCCATTGTTACATCGGTGTCGGGACAATTTTAAACCTAGAACAACTAGCAGATGCGATCGCATCTGGAGCGCAATTTGTTTTTTGTCCTCACTACAATCCTTCGATTGTGGCAACAGCAGTAGAACATTATCACCTTCCTATTGTACCTGGAGCTTTGTCTCCTACAGAAATTATTAATGCTTGGCAAGGTGGTGCTAGTGCAGTTAAAGTTTTTCCGATCGAAACTGTGGGAGGAGTAAACTATATTAAGTGTTTACAAGCACCCCTAGGTCATATTCCTTTAATTCCCACGGGTGGAGTTAGAATGGACAATGCTAAAGAAATGCTAACTGCTGGTGCTTTAGCGGTTGGTCTTTCTAGTAGTTTATTTCCCAAATCTTTATTAGTAGCAAGAAATTGGCAAGAGATTACTCAACGGGTTCGGATTTTATGCTCAGAGCTATCTAATTGCTCTTAA
- a CDS encoding magnesium transporter, whose translation MTANGTKHNELRQLVRSQLELLLNQGNLEGAKALLVPVKPVDIAEAIEGLPESIQVIAFRLLSKAEAIEVYEYLDSAVQQALIQEFKRQEVLDIVDKMSPDDRARLFDELPAKVVRRLVAQLSPGERQATALLLGYEEDTAGRIMTPEYISLKESLTVSETLTRIRSLANASEVIYYLYVTDASRHLTGIVSLRDLVVSSTEKTLGEIMTRDVVSVHTDTDQEEVARTIQRYDLLAVPVVDREDRLVGVVTVDDVIDILEQEATEDIYALGGVQSDRDNYFQTNLITVARRRVVWLFVLLITNTVTGTIIRSQEELLQQVVTLAAFIPLLTGTGGNVGAQSSTVVIRGLNTEEITDLGPGKVIFREALAGILLGGILGVVATVWAYWLQGNFFVSLAVGISLVAIALLASVAGSALPFLFRSLKLDPALMSAPFITTAVDVLGVLIYFNIARVILGL comes from the coding sequence ATGACAGCAAATGGAACCAAACACAACGAGTTACGACAGCTTGTTCGCAGCCAATTAGAATTATTATTAAATCAAGGTAATTTAGAAGGCGCAAAAGCTTTATTAGTTCCGGTCAAACCTGTAGATATTGCTGAAGCAATTGAAGGTTTACCTGAGTCGATACAAGTAATTGCTTTTCGGTTATTATCCAAAGCTGAAGCGATTGAAGTTTATGAATATTTAGATTCTGCTGTACAACAAGCTTTAATTCAAGAATTCAAACGTCAGGAAGTCTTAGATATTGTTGATAAAATGTCTCCTGATGACCGTGCGAGATTATTTGATGAACTTCCAGCTAAAGTAGTTCGTCGTCTAGTTGCCCAATTAAGTCCTGGTGAACGTCAAGCAACAGCTTTGTTACTTGGTTATGAAGAAGATACCGCAGGGCGAATTATGACCCCTGAGTATATTTCTTTAAAGGAGAGTTTAACCGTTAGCGAAACTTTAACCAGAATTCGTTCGTTAGCTAATGCTTCGGAAGTTATTTATTATCTTTATGTAACAGATGCTTCTCGTCATTTAACAGGAATAGTTTCTCTGCGAGACTTAGTAGTTTCTTCAACCGAAAAAACTCTAGGCGAAATTATGACTCGCGATGTTGTTTCGGTTCATACTGATACAGACCAAGAAGAAGTAGCCCGAACAATTCAAAGATACGACCTTTTGGCTGTGCCTGTAGTAGATCGAGAAGATCGTTTGGTTGGAGTGGTAACAGTTGATGATGTGATTGATATTTTGGAACAGGAAGCGACCGAAGATATTTATGCTTTGGGTGGCGTTCAATCAGACCGAGATAATTACTTTCAGACTAATTTAATTACGGTTGCTCGTCGCAGAGTAGTTTGGTTATTTGTTTTATTAATTACTAATACAGTTACAGGTACGATTATTCGTTCTCAAGAAGAACTGCTTCAACAGGTTGTCACTCTAGCAGCTTTTATTCCTTTATTGACTGGTACGGGTGGTAATGTAGGGGCGCAATCTTCTACGGTAGTGATTCGGGGTTTGAATACCGAAGAAATTACGGATTTAGGGCCGGGAAAAGTGATCTTTCGAGAAGCTTTAGCAGGTATTTTACTCGGAGGAATTCTGGGAGTTGTAGCTACAGTTTGGGCTTATTGGTTACAAGGAAATTTCTTTGTTTCTCTAGCGGTGGGAATTAGTTTAGTTGCGATCGCACTTCTCGCTTCAGTTGCTGGTTCGGCTTTGCCTTTTTTGTTTCGTTCTCTCAAGCTAGATCCTGCTTTGATGTCTGCACCTTTTATTACTACGGCAGTAGATGTGTTGGGCGTGCTAATTTATTTTAATATCGCTAGAGTAATTTTAGGCTTATAA
- a CDS encoding Ap4A phosphorylase II → MTEKIISSSEQLLLEPGTLWTKIVQQTDYARNCGALQSIETHYQFIQQHGIDFLVRTLANLTRKEQAKQKQKTDKSFNPFLPYEQDLFVCNLSPTHLCLLNKFNVVAHHLLIVTRIFEAQENLLNLQDFLALWTCLTEINGLAFYNGGQVAGASQPHKHLQLVPLPFIPHHSHLPIEPALTQVVFDGSVGKIPHFPFHHAIAALEIAPSCSVTEAAEILLDSYYTLLKAVGLTVAPEQILQPSAYNLLATRQWMLLIPRSQEAFQSIAVNSLGFAGSLFVRDYQQMQLLKELTPLTVLTKVAYPL, encoded by the coding sequence ATGACAGAAAAAATAATTAGCTCATCAGAACAACTGCTATTAGAACCAGGAACTTTATGGACTAAAATAGTTCAACAGACTGACTATGCGCGTAACTGTGGTGCTTTGCAGTCGATTGAAACCCATTATCAATTTATTCAACAACATGGGATTGATTTTTTAGTTCGTACTTTAGCGAATTTAACCAGAAAAGAACAAGCTAAACAAAAACAAAAAACAGACAAAAGTTTTAATCCCTTTCTTCCCTATGAACAAGATTTATTTGTCTGCAATCTTTCTCCTACTCATCTTTGTTTATTAAATAAATTTAATGTTGTTGCTCATCATTTATTAATTGTTACTCGTATCTTTGAAGCCCAAGAAAATTTACTTAATTTACAAGATTTTTTAGCCTTATGGACTTGTTTAACAGAAATTAATGGTTTAGCTTTTTATAATGGCGGTCAAGTGGCGGGAGCTTCTCAACCACATAAACATTTACAACTCGTACCTTTACCCTTTATTCCCCATCACTCTCATTTACCGATAGAACCTGCCTTAACTCAAGTTGTCTTTGATGGTAGTGTAGGAAAAATTCCTCATTTTCCTTTTCATCATGCGATCGCTGCCTTAGAAATTGCTCCCAGTTGTTCTGTTACAGAAGCAGCCGAAATCTTATTAGACTCCTACTACACCTTGCTTAAGGCTGTGGGTTTAACTGTAGCACCTGAACAGATCCTTCAACCATCTGCTTATAATTTACTCGCAACTCGTCAATGGATGTTGCTCATTCCGCGATCGCAAGAAGCTTTTCAATCAATTGCCGTTAATTCCCTAGGTTTTGCTGGCTCTTTATTTGTCCGAGACTACCAACAAATGCAACTTCTCAAAGAATTAACTCCGCTTACAGTCTTGACAAAAGTTGCCTATCCTTTATAA
- a CDS encoding Rhomboid family protein — translation MVPLKDENPVKITPYLTYTLIAINIIVFFYEISLNPRQLEIFFHLFAVVPKELTASFSGVTLAQPVPESLTLVTSQFLHASIAHLGFNMLFLWIFGNNIEEELGRVKYLIFYLSCGVLAALTQWYFSAMSNVPSLGASGAIAGVMGAYILKFPSAKIITVIPLGFFFPTFRVSAIYFLGFWFLEQAFNGIASLEVNTSVGMENGGVAYWAHAGGFIFGAVLGPLLGLFYERSEQY, via the coding sequence ATGGTTCCCTTAAAGGATGAAAATCCAGTTAAAATTACGCCTTACCTCACCTATACTCTAATTGCGATTAATATCATTGTTTTCTTCTATGAAATCAGCTTAAATCCCAGACAATTAGAAATCTTTTTTCATTTATTTGCCGTTGTTCCCAAAGAATTAACCGCGAGTTTTAGTGGAGTTACATTAGCTCAACCCGTACCAGAAAGCTTGACTCTAGTTACCTCCCAGTTTCTTCATGCTAGTATTGCCCATCTGGGTTTTAATATGTTGTTTCTGTGGATTTTTGGCAACAACATCGAAGAAGAACTAGGCAGGGTCAAATATTTGATCTTTTATTTAAGTTGTGGCGTTTTAGCTGCCTTAACTCAATGGTACTTCTCTGCAATGTCTAATGTTCCATCTTTGGGTGCTTCAGGTGCGATCGCAGGGGTAATGGGAGCCTATATACTTAAATTTCCTTCCGCCAAAATTATCACCGTCATCCCCTTGGGTTTCTTTTTTCCTACTTTTCGAGTCTCCGCAATTTATTTCTTAGGTTTTTGGTTCCTCGAACAAGCTTTCAATGGTATAGCTTCTTTAGAAGTTAATACTAGCGTTGGCATGGAAAACGGTGGCGTAGCTTATTGGGCGCACGCAGGCGGTTTTATTTTTGGTGCAGTCTTAGGTCCTCTTTTAGGATTGTTTTATGAGCGTTCAGAGCAATATTAA
- a CDS encoding imidazoleglycerol phosphate synthase, cyclase subunit — MLAKRILPCLDVNAGRVVKGVNFVDLKDAGDPVELAKIYNDAGADELVFLDITATHEDRDTIVDVVYRTAEQVFIPLTVGGGIQSLENIKKLLRAGADKVSINSAAVKNPNFINQASDRFGKQCIVVAIDARRRKDSNNPGWDVYVRGGRENTGIDAIKWAKELEQRGAGELLVTSMDGDGTQAGYDLELTRTIAEQVEIPVIASGGAGNCQHIYEALTEGKAEAALLASLLHYGQLTIADVKAYLQQHQVSVREV; from the coding sequence ATGCTTGCTAAACGAATTTTACCTTGTCTAGATGTTAATGCCGGACGAGTAGTTAAAGGTGTTAACTTTGTCGATCTTAAAGATGCTGGTGACCCTGTTGAGTTAGCCAAAATTTATAATGATGCAGGAGCAGACGAATTAGTTTTCCTAGATATTACTGCAACTCATGAAGACCGCGACACAATTGTTGATGTAGTTTATCGTACAGCCGAACAAGTATTTATTCCTCTAACTGTCGGTGGTGGAATTCAATCCTTAGAAAATATTAAAAAATTGTTAAGAGCAGGGGCAGATAAAGTAAGCATCAATTCGGCTGCGGTTAAAAATCCCAACTTTATTAATCAGGCAAGCGATCGCTTTGGGAAACAATGTATCGTCGTCGCAATCGATGCTAGAAGGCGCAAAGACTCTAACAATCCAGGTTGGGATGTCTATGTTAGAGGTGGAAGAGAAAATACAGGAATAGATGCGATCAAATGGGCAAAAGAATTAGAACAGCGAGGTGCAGGAGAACTCTTAGTTACCAGCATGGATGGCGATGGAACTCAAGCTGGATATGATTTAGAACTCACTCGTACCATTGCCGAACAAGTAGAAATTCCTGTAATTGCTTCTGGTGGTGCAGGAAATTGTCAGCATATTTATGAAGCTCTTACTGAAGGTAAAGCAGAAGCTGCTCTATTGGCTTCCCTATTACATTATGGGCAATTAACTATTGCTGATGTCAAAGCTTATCTACAGCAACATCAGGTTTCAGTTAGAGAAGTTTAA
- a CDS encoding TetR family transcriptional regulator — protein sequence MQDKIFKKYRSLKLQCTPERSSKLYSITPIGIGNSLIESLTSYISRLALAHCVYPGILMERVVSSVIDKKYSSADIHKLYSFTDAINGTGVMGLDIVNALEKLTFQNRLSLLTLTNLSELIPSRKLLHDYKLWCPQCYRNCHTRSEEIYEPLIWKLKTVAVCSIHNLPLQEFCPYCLKKNYHLAWKTRPGYCSQCGQWLGELKAYDQSLLAKEKDETLNWHLWVSKNLEELLIKNSSRDVTWSKNTISQSLMRYAQQNAEGNIAALARQLEMPKNTVWLWCKGKNQPTLEMLLRICYGLKVSVWNFLTQENLIESEKVHLIASPPELKSKAKSKVLELDKIKEYLEQVIKKETIPPPSMEQVARDLQFQRRTISRHFPELCRVISANYTKHRKATHRQAIESSCQEVREAVKQLHSEGKYPSHNKVEKLISRPGLLRYEEVKKAFTKAKQELNFK from the coding sequence ATGCAGGATAAAATCTTCAAAAAATATCGCTCCCTAAAATTACAATGTACACCTGAAAGGTCTAGCAAGTTGTATTCTATTACTCCTATAGGGATAGGCAATTCCTTAATTGAAAGTCTTACCAGTTACATTTCTCGACTTGCATTAGCTCATTGTGTTTATCCTGGAATTTTAATGGAAAGGGTTGTAAGCTCGGTTATTGATAAAAAATATAGTAGTGCTGATATACATAAGCTATATAGTTTTACTGATGCTATTAATGGCACTGGTGTAATGGGATTAGATATTGTTAATGCTTTAGAAAAGCTTACTTTTCAAAATCGGCTTTCGTTACTAACTTTGACAAATCTATCAGAATTAATTCCTTCACGAAAATTACTTCATGATTATAAATTGTGGTGTCCTCAATGCTATAGAAATTGTCACACACGCAGCGAAGAAATATACGAACCTTTGATTTGGAAATTAAAAACTGTAGCCGTATGTTCTATTCACAATTTGCCTCTTCAAGAATTCTGTCCTTACTGTTTAAAAAAAAATTATCATCTTGCTTGGAAAACTCGTCCTGGTTACTGTTCTCAGTGTGGACAGTGGCTAGGAGAATTGAAAGCATACGATCAAAGTTTACTGGCTAAGGAAAAAGATGAAACACTAAATTGGCATCTTTGGGTTAGTAAAAATCTTGAAGAGTTACTGATAAAAAACTCATCTCGTGATGTTACCTGGTCTAAAAATACTATTAGTCAATCTTTGATGAGATACGCTCAACAAAACGCTGAGGGAAATATTGCAGCTTTAGCCCGTCAGTTAGAAATGCCAAAAAATACTGTTTGGTTATGGTGTAAAGGAAAAAATCAGCCTACTTTAGAAATGTTATTACGTATTTGTTATGGTTTAAAAGTATCAGTTTGGAATTTTTTGACTCAAGAAAATTTAATAGAATCAGAAAAAGTACATTTAATCGCTTCTCCACCTGAGTTAAAATCAAAAGCTAAGAGTAAAGTTCTAGAACTCGATAAAATAAAAGAATATTTAGAGCAAGTCATAAAAAAAGAAACTATACCTCCTCCTTCTATGGAACAAGTAGCAAGAGATTTACAATTTCAGCGACGGACTATATCCAGGCATTTTCCTGAACTATGTCGAGTAATCTCAGCCAACTACACCAAACACAGAAAAGCCACACATCGACAAGCGATCGAGAGTTCTTGTCAGGAAGTACGAGAAGCTGTCAAACAACTGCATAGTGAAGGGAAATATCCCAGTCACAATAAAGTAGAAAAGCTAATTTCTCGACCTGGACTATTGAGATATGAGGAAGTGAAAAAAGCCTTTACCAAAGCAAAACAAGAATTAAATTTTAAATAA
- a CDS encoding hypothetical protein (conserved exported hypothetical protein): MRFNYLLSKFRYVIVMGIVMIGLALPFKASAAEQVVSTLTVTGQGTEKIATTLTNIQLGVEIQGKTATEVQQQIAEQTDSLVKFLRSRQVEQLQTTGIQLQPNYDYGNEQRKLIGYVGINTLSFRLSTEKLGDLIDQAVQAGATRIDSISFSASDEAVANAQKQALTKAVQDAQAQADAVLQALNLTAKSIVTIQINGANPPQPLIVQNAAFSDRAQAKVSTPIIGGEQAVEASVTLQIGY; this comes from the coding sequence ATGCGGTTCAATTATCTGCTGTCCAAATTTCGTTACGTGATTGTGATGGGAATAGTTATGATTGGTTTGGCTTTACCCTTTAAAGCAAGTGCTGCCGAACAAGTAGTTTCTACCTTAACTGTCACGGGACAAGGAACTGAAAAAATAGCTACTACTCTCACCAATATTCAATTAGGAGTAGAAATTCAAGGTAAAACTGCTACCGAAGTCCAACAACAAATTGCCGAACAAACTGATAGTTTAGTTAAATTTTTGCGATCGCGTCAGGTTGAACAGCTACAAACTACAGGTATTCAACTACAGCCTAATTATGACTATGGTAATGAACAAAGAAAACTAATTGGTTATGTGGGCATTAATACCCTTAGTTTTCGTCTCAGCACGGAAAAATTAGGTGATTTAATCGACCAAGCTGTTCAAGCAGGTGCAACCAGAATTGATAGTATTAGTTTTAGTGCTAGTGACGAAGCTGTCGCTAATGCCCAAAAACAAGCCTTAACCAAAGCAGTTCAAGATGCTCAAGCTCAGGCTGATGCTGTGTTACAAGCCTTAAATTTAACTGCTAAATCCATTGTAACTATTCAAATTAATGGAGCTAATCCTCCTCAACCTCTAATTGTTCAAAATGCAGCCTTTAGCGATCGCGCTCAAGCTAAAGTTAGCACTCCTATTATTGGTGGAGAGCAAGCAGTAGAAGCGTCAGTAACTCTCCAAATTGGTTACTAA
- a CDS encoding PhoH family protein produces MTETSQTISLPDNQSAIALAGSKEENLKLLSRHTGVQTVLRGHDLILLGREKAVARCVQIIQSLKHLWEEGKTISEAELMTAFQAVDTGLTEEYQELQTNILARTRRGELIRAKTFKQRQYVKAIQNHDITFGIGPAGTGKTFLAAVLAVQALLKDECDRIILTRPAVEAGERLGFLPGDLQQKVNPFLRPLYDSLYEFIDPEKIPDLMERGKIEVAPLAYMRGRTLSNAFVIVDEAQNTTPSQLKMVLTRLGFGSKMVVTGDITQTDLPSHQDSGLIVASKILKFVEGIAFCYLSQADVIRHPLVQKIVAAYEKFEP; encoded by the coding sequence ATGACAGAAACTTCCCAAACCATTTCCTTACCTGACAATCAAAGCGCGATCGCTCTAGCTGGAAGCAAAGAAGAAAATCTGAAATTACTATCTCGGCATACAGGGGTACAAACCGTATTACGAGGACATGACTTAATTTTGTTGGGAAGAGAGAAAGCTGTAGCACGTTGCGTTCAAATAATACAGTCTCTTAAACATCTTTGGGAAGAAGGAAAAACCATCTCAGAAGCCGAGCTAATGACAGCTTTTCAGGCAGTAGATACAGGGCTTACAGAAGAATATCAGGAACTGCAAACTAATATTCTGGCTCGTACACGGAGAGGAGAACTAATTAGAGCAAAAACTTTCAAACAAAGACAATACGTCAAAGCAATCCAAAACCATGATATTACCTTTGGTATTGGGCCAGCAGGGACAGGGAAAACTTTTTTAGCAGCAGTACTTGCCGTACAAGCCTTACTCAAAGACGAATGCGATCGCATTATTTTAACTCGTCCAGCGGTAGAAGCAGGGGAAAGATTAGGTTTTTTACCTGGAGATTTACAACAGAAAGTTAATCCTTTCTTGCGTCCTTTATACGATTCTTTATACGAATTTATCGACCCCGAAAAAATTCCCGATTTAATGGAGAGAGGAAAAATTGAAGTCGCCCCTTTAGCCTATATGCGTGGGCGTACTTTATCTAATGCTTTTGTAATCGTTGATGAGGCACAAAATACTACTCCTTCTCAGTTAAAAATGGTCTTAACTCGTTTAGGGTTTGGCTCAAAAATGGTGGTAACAGGAGATATTACCCAAACCGATTTACCTTCTCATCAAGATTCAGGTTTAATTGTGGCTAGTAAAATTCTTAAATTTGTCGAAGGAATTGCTTTTTGCTATCTTTCTCAAGCTGATGTAATTCGTCATCCTTTGGTACAAAAAATTGTCGCTGCTTATGAAAAGTTTGAGCCATAA
- a CDS encoding RNP-1 like RNA-binding protein, with translation MSIYVGNIPYEVTQEDLSSIFAEYGTVTRVYLPVDRETGRMRGFGFVEMSNEAEEDQAIDTLDGAEWMGRELRVNKARPKENNNNRNYSDGNRRSNNLARNY, from the coding sequence ATGTCTATTTATGTTGGTAATATTCCTTATGAGGTTACTCAAGAAGACCTCTCTAGTATTTTTGCTGAATATGGGACTGTGACAAGAGTTTATTTACCAGTAGATCGTGAAACTGGTCGGATGCGGGGTTTTGGCTTTGTCGAAATGTCAAATGAAGCAGAAGAAGACCAGGCGATTGACACTTTGGATGGTGCAGAGTGGATGGGCAGAGAACTACGAGTTAATAAAGCTCGCCCTAAAGAAAACAACAACAATCGCAATTATTCTGATGGTAATCGTCGTAGTAATAATTTAGCACGAAATTACTAA
- a CDS encoding two component transcriptional regulator, LuxR family, which translates to MIRILIVDDQKFSRETVRNILDAESDFEVIGEADNGFKGIESVEMLKPDLALVDLEMPEMDGFTLTRLIRQRFPATKVLILSSKDDENSINRAVQTGASGYLLKSNSWEEIVEAVRYVQRGYFQLSPGLFEKLIFYLINNKESTSNQLIDLEEKFNSHFNSLEQEIICKNELNRNQLLEEIEVQINQIKTEFEVGLKTFQRKVTQQVQMGLDVFIQQYQPSQSDRKIFENEIQQYSKQQVLINHQLLSTKQSVTKIEQQIKLIIYGLIFLFINFITLAIFSNLNN; encoded by the coding sequence ATGATTCGTATTTTAATAGTAGACGATCAAAAATTCTCTAGAGAAACAGTACGGAATATTTTGGACGCTGAATCTGACTTTGAAGTAATTGGTGAAGCTGATAATGGATTTAAAGGAATTGAATCTGTAGAAATGCTCAAACCAGATCTGGCTTTGGTTGATTTAGAAATGCCTGAAATGGATGGATTTACCCTGACACGGCTGATTCGTCAGCGTTTTCCAGCAACCAAAGTTTTGATCTTAAGTAGTAAGGATGATGAAAACAGCATTAATCGTGCAGTACAAACAGGAGCAAGTGGATATTTATTAAAGAGTAATTCTTGGGAAGAAATAGTCGAAGCCGTACGATATGTTCAAAGAGGTTATTTTCAACTTAGTCCTGGTTTATTTGAAAAACTAATTTTTTATTTGATCAATAATAAAGAAAGTACTTCAAATCAACTCATAGATTTAGAAGAAAAGTTTAATAGCCATTTTAATAGTTTAGAGCAAGAAATTATTTGTAAAAATGAACTTAATCGTAATCAACTTTTAGAGGAAATTGAAGTACAGATCAACCAAATAAAAACTGAGTTTGAAGTAGGACTAAAAACGTTCCAAAGAAAAGTAACTCAGCAGGTACAGATGGGCTTAGATGTTTTTATTCAGCAATATCAACCTAGTCAGTCAGATAGAAAAATTTTTGAAAATGAAATTCAGCAATATAGTAAACAACAGGTATTAATTAATCATCAATTGCTGAGTACAAAACAATCCGTAACCAAAATAGAACAGCAAATAAAATTAATAATTTACGGTTTAATTTTCTTATTTATAAATTTTATTACTTTGGCAATTTTTAGCAATTTAAACAATTAA
- a CDS encoding peptidase M48 Ste24p → MLKHFSKFLWYSHRRWLYGLVSLVCCLSIAIAQPLPSYGVPWIELLMRGAQIFQLSNISDSQESQLGQEINQELISSGKAPISRNQTINNYINEIGQRLAKTSERPNLKYTFQVVNDNSINAFATMGGYVYVNLGLIKKADNEAELASVIGHEIGHIVGRHAIQQMRQQAISQGVLTAAGLNRSAAVQIGVDLALSRPNSREDELEADQLGLANLKKAGYAPSGMISFMGKLLKQGGSVPNILSTHPATSERIKALNAKVDPQTANVGMGLDSQAYKNRISSIL, encoded by the coding sequence ATGTTGAAGCATTTTTCTAAATTTCTTTGGTATTCTCACAGACGTTGGTTGTATGGGTTAGTTTCGTTAGTCTGTTGTCTAAGTATAGCGATCGCTCAACCTCTGCCTAGCTATGGTGTTCCGTGGATAGAATTATTAATGAGGGGAGCGCAAATCTTTCAATTATCAAATATTTCTGATAGTCAAGAGTCTCAATTAGGTCAAGAAATTAATCAGGAATTAATTAGTTCGGGAAAAGCACCTATCTCTCGCAATCAAACCATCAACAATTATATAAATGAAATTGGACAACGCTTAGCCAAAACTAGTGAACGTCCAAATCTTAAATATACATTTCAAGTAGTGAACGATAATAGCATTAATGCCTTTGCCACTATGGGTGGCTATGTTTACGTTAATCTTGGTTTAATTAAAAAAGCCGACAATGAAGCAGAATTAGCTAGTGTAATTGGACATGAAATTGGTCATATTGTTGGTCGTCATGCTATTCAACAAATGCGTCAACAAGCAATTTCTCAAGGCGTATTAACCGCAGCAGGATTAAATCGCAGCGCAGCCGTCCAAATTGGAGTTGATTTAGCACTATCTCGTCCCAACAGTCGCGAAGATGAATTAGAAGCAGATCAACTTGGACTAGCTAATCTCAAAAAAGCTGGTTATGCACCCTCGGGAATGATCAGCTTTATGGGAAAATTACTCAAACAAGGTGGTTCGGTTCCCAATATTTTAAGCACTCACCCTGCTACTTCTGAGCGAATCAAAGCCTTAAACGCCAAAGTAGATCCTCAAACTGCTAACGTTGGGATGGGTTTAGATTCTCAAGCATATAAAAATAGAATTAGCTCTATCTTGTAG